In Candidatus Dormiibacterota bacterium, the following are encoded in one genomic region:
- a CDS encoding HEAT repeat domain-containing protein — MTRVWYILAGSLFLSVSAAPALVPAAQPPGESQVAALLLPSPNVDALRALGPGVLPVLASLYERSDETRRTSIAWTLYSLGWRSEEAKRVLMRDVHTDDTNLRLQVQWALGRVSNDPDVVETLVDNMRNDGNPLFRDKAACALANDQIHLTEDQKLRLYQRLIDALSDERLQVREIALKALQIQTGQTKNFDPAGPLQAREAALQEWTRWLDTYRSHL, encoded by the coding sequence ATGACTCGCGTGTGGTACATCCTCGCCGGCTCGCTGTTTCTGTCCGTGTCGGCGGCACCGGCCCTCGTCCCGGCGGCCCAGCCCCCGGGCGAGAGCCAGGTCGCGGCGCTGCTCCTCCCCAGCCCGAACGTCGATGCGCTCCGGGCGCTCGGCCCCGGCGTCCTGCCGGTTCTCGCGTCGCTCTACGAGCGCTCCGATGAGACGCGGCGCACGAGCATCGCCTGGACCCTCTACTCCCTCGGATGGAGGTCGGAGGAGGCCAAGCGCGTCCTCATGCGCGACGTGCACACCGATGACACCAACCTCCGGCTCCAGGTCCAGTGGGCCCTCGGGCGGGTCAGCAACGACCCGGACGTGGTCGAGACGCTCGTCGACAACATGCGCAACGACGGCAACCCGCTGTTCCGCGACAAGGCGGCGTGTGCCCTGGCGAACGATCAGATCCACCTGACCGAGGACCAGAAGCTCCGCCTGTATCAGAGGCTGATCGATGCCCTGAGTGACGAGAGGCTTCAGGTTAGAGAGATCGCCCTGAAGGCGCTGCAGATCCAGACGGGGCAGACGAAGAATTTCGATCCCGCGGGACCGCTGCAGGCTCGCGAGGCGGCGCTTCAGGAGTGGACGCGATGGCTCGACACCTACCGCTCGCACCTCTAG
- the trmFO gene encoding methylenetetrahydrofolate--tRNA-(uracil(54)-C(5))-methyltransferase (FADH(2)-oxidizing) TrmFO: MIATRVLIIGGGLAGSEAAWQAARRGLQVDLHEMRPVRTTPVHATGDLAELVCSNSLKSNLLDTASGLLKEEMRRCDSLIIRVADACRVPAGGALAVDRERFARGVTEAIEALPNVRIVREEVRIIPEEGLCIVATGPLASEAIAAAIARFTGREYLYFFDAISPIVEADTIDLSKVFRASRYGKGGEDYLNCPLSEDEYDRFHAALLGAAEAPTHEFEKEIVYFEGCLPIEEMARRGKETLAFGPMKPVGLVDPRTGRQPHAVVQLRQDNLAADFYSMVGFQNHLRFPEQIRVFRMIPGLEHAEFPRLGQVHRNSYINAPAILLPTFQARRRRDLFFAGQISGVEGYLESAASGLIAGVNAARLAEHQPPLIFPATTALGALSRYISSADAAHYQPTNIAFGLLPPLDRDIRDKKLKKAALVRRALDELEAFIGQTVPADAPAR; this comes from the coding sequence GTGATCGCAACTCGTGTCCTCATCATCGGCGGCGGCCTGGCCGGGTCGGAGGCCGCCTGGCAGGCTGCCCGCCGCGGGCTCCAGGTCGATCTGCACGAGATGCGTCCGGTCCGGACGACCCCCGTTCACGCCACGGGAGACCTCGCCGAGCTCGTCTGCTCGAACTCCCTGAAATCGAACCTCCTCGACACGGCGTCAGGGCTCCTCAAGGAGGAGATGCGTCGCTGCGACTCGCTCATCATCCGGGTGGCCGACGCCTGCCGGGTGCCCGCAGGCGGTGCGCTGGCCGTGGACCGCGAGCGCTTCGCCCGCGGCGTCACCGAGGCGATCGAGGCGCTCCCGAACGTCCGGATCGTGCGCGAGGAGGTCCGGATCATCCCCGAGGAGGGGCTGTGCATCGTCGCCACCGGTCCCCTGGCCAGCGAGGCGATTGCCGCCGCGATCGCACGGTTCACCGGCAGGGAATACCTCTACTTCTTCGACGCCATCTCGCCGATCGTCGAGGCCGACACGATCGACCTGTCGAAGGTGTTCCGGGCGTCGCGTTACGGGAAGGGGGGCGAGGACTACCTCAACTGCCCGCTCAGCGAGGATGAGTACGACCGCTTCCACGCCGCCCTGCTGGGGGCGGCCGAGGCGCCGACGCACGAGTTCGAGAAGGAGATCGTCTACTTCGAGGGGTGCCTGCCGATCGAGGAGATGGCGCGCCGGGGCAAGGAGACCCTGGCGTTCGGGCCGATGAAGCCGGTCGGCCTCGTCGACCCGCGCACCGGCCGCCAGCCGCACGCGGTGGTGCAGCTGCGCCAGGACAACCTGGCGGCCGATTTCTACTCGATGGTCGGCTTCCAGAACCACCTCAGGTTCCCCGAGCAGATCCGCGTGTTCCGGATGATCCCCGGTCTCGAGCACGCCGAGTTTCCCCGTCTGGGCCAGGTGCACCGCAACTCCTACATCAACGCGCCGGCGATCCTCCTGCCGACCTTCCAGGCGCGCCGCCGCCGCGACCTGTTCTTCGCGGGACAGATTTCGGGCGTCGAGGGGTATCTCGAGTCGGCGGCGTCGGGCCTCATCGCCGGCGTCAACGCGGCCCGGCTGGCGGAGCACCAGCCGCCCCTGATTTTCCCCGCGACCACCGCTCTCGGGGCCCTGTCGCGCTACATCTCCTCGGCCGACGCGGCGCATTACCAGCCGACCAACATCGCCTTCGGCCTCCTGCCGCCTCTCGACCGCGACATCCGCGACAAGAAGCTGAAGAAGGCCGCGCTCGTCCGCCGCGCCCTCGACGAGCTCGAGGCGTTCATCGGCCAGACCGTGCCGGCGGACGCTCCCGCCAGGTAG
- a CDS encoding SDR family oxidoreductase gives MAGTKKVAVVTGANRGIGFETCRQLAKHGMKVVLTSRDKEKGGAAAERLRSEGLDVDFLPLDVSDDLSVQEFARQIKKTYGRVDVLVNNAGIMIDGKIRDTEAGTGVMQAKVETLRLTMEVNVYGALRVTQALLPLMPKDGARIVNVSSGMGQLSDMNGGWPGYRISKTGLNALTRIFADELKQTGIRVNSICPGWVKTDMGGAGATRSPQQGADTIVWLATAPDVPTGGFFRDRKPIPW, from the coding sequence ATGGCCGGCACGAAGAAGGTCGCCGTCGTCACAGGGGCCAACCGCGGCATCGGGTTCGAGACCTGCCGCCAGCTGGCGAAGCACGGGATGAAGGTCGTCCTGACGTCACGGGACAAGGAAAAGGGGGGTGCGGCGGCGGAGCGCCTGCGGAGCGAGGGGCTGGACGTCGACTTCCTGCCCCTCGATGTGAGCGACGACCTCAGCGTTCAGGAGTTCGCCCGTCAGATCAAGAAGACCTACGGTCGAGTCGATGTCCTGGTGAACAACGCCGGGATCATGATCGACGGCAAGATCAGGGACACGGAGGCGGGGACCGGCGTCATGCAGGCGAAAGTCGAGACGCTGCGCCTCACTATGGAGGTGAACGTCTACGGGGCGCTGCGCGTCACGCAGGCGCTCCTGCCGCTGATGCCGAAGGACGGCGCCCGCATCGTCAATGTGTCGTCCGGAATGGGACAGCTCAGCGACATGAACGGAGGCTGGCCCGGCTACCGGATCTCCAAGACCGGTCTGAACGCCCTGACGCGCATCTTCGCAGACGAGCTGAAACAGACCGGGATCAGGGTCAACTCGATCTGCCCCGGCTGGGTCAAGACCGACATGGGGGGCGCGGGGGCCACGCGCTCGCCGCAGCAGGGAGCGGACACGATCGTCTGGCTCGCGACGGCGCCCGACGTGCCGACCGGCGGCTTCTTCAGGGACCGCAAGCCGATTCCGTGGTGA
- the topA gene encoding type I DNA topoisomerase, with protein MGKSLVIVESPAKAKTINKFLGRNFTVKASMGHVRDLPKKSLGVDEKHDFKPTYEILPGRKKVIDDLKKAAETADKVFLAPDPDREGEAICWHLSEILKKTNKNLYRVMFNEITKRAVLKGIQEPQKIDSNRVDAQQARRILDRLVGYKVSPLLWDKVRRGLSAGRVQSVALRIVVEREREILAFKPEEYWTLGALLEAKEPPPFEARLFKVDDKKADLKSKEETDSVVASLDKATFVVRSVEAKEKKKNPVPPFITSKLQQDASRKLGFTVRKTMTLAQRLYEGMDLGDQGTVGLITYMRTDSTRIAPEAMQEVRDYIVKAHGPEFLPEEPRYYKTAKMTQGAHEAIRPTSMELTPDLVKKYVQKDEFLLYSLIWNRFVASQMKSAVFDVTTADIGAGPCLFRATGSTMKFSGYLAVYQDIVEKSKKDSPDAQDEDDANRALPPLAEGDRLKLTKLDPKQHFTQPPPRFTEASLVKELEENGIGRPSTYATILSTIQTRDYVEKQDGKFVPTELGLTVTDLLVQHFEDILDVKYTARMEEELDEIEEGRLDYVDALKGFHKQFVKDLKAATANMENIKKMEEPTDRTCEKCGKPMVIKWGRYGRFMACSGYPDCKNTQEIATVVNGGGKPGVAGSAAEAPAIPEDHGTCEKCGSPMVLRKGRFGPFIACSAYPKCRNTKKIAMDKEGKITITKKPDRILDETCPQCGKPLAVKDGRFGEFTACSNYPECKYIKLKEVGLDCPREGCGGRIVERRSRRGRVFFGCNNYPKCDFVTWYRPVAERCPSCGNPYVLEKITKKDGTTLFCDHEGCGYKKAVNS; from the coding sequence TTGGGCAAGTCGCTGGTCATCGTCGAGTCCCCGGCCAAGGCGAAGACGATCAACAAATTCCTGGGCCGAAACTTCACCGTGAAGGCCTCGATGGGACACGTCCGCGATCTGCCGAAGAAGAGTCTCGGCGTGGACGAGAAGCACGACTTCAAGCCGACCTACGAGATCCTGCCGGGACGCAAGAAGGTGATCGACGATCTGAAGAAGGCGGCCGAGACGGCCGACAAGGTCTTCTTGGCCCCCGACCCCGACCGCGAAGGCGAGGCGATCTGCTGGCACCTCTCCGAGATCCTGAAGAAGACCAACAAGAACCTGTACCGCGTCATGTTCAACGAGATCACCAAGCGGGCGGTCCTGAAGGGCATCCAGGAGCCGCAGAAGATCGACTCGAACAGGGTGGACGCCCAGCAGGCGCGGCGCATCCTCGACCGCCTGGTGGGATACAAGGTCAGCCCGCTGCTGTGGGACAAGGTCCGGCGGGGGCTGTCGGCCGGGCGCGTGCAGTCGGTTGCGCTGCGCATCGTTGTCGAGCGCGAGCGCGAGATCCTGGCGTTCAAGCCGGAGGAGTACTGGACGCTCGGCGCCCTCCTCGAGGCGAAGGAGCCGCCGCCTTTCGAGGCGAGGCTGTTCAAGGTCGACGACAAGAAGGCGGATCTGAAGTCCAAGGAGGAGACCGACTCGGTCGTCGCCTCCCTCGACAAGGCGACCTTCGTCGTCCGGTCGGTCGAAGCCAAGGAGAAAAAGAAGAACCCGGTCCCGCCGTTCATCACCTCCAAGCTGCAGCAGGACGCCTCGCGCAAGCTCGGATTCACCGTGCGCAAGACCATGACGCTGGCGCAGCGGCTGTATGAAGGCATGGACCTCGGCGATCAGGGGACCGTCGGTCTCATCACCTACATGAGGACCGACTCGACCCGCATCGCCCCCGAGGCCATGCAGGAGGTGCGCGACTACATCGTCAAGGCGCACGGCCCGGAGTTCCTGCCCGAGGAGCCGCGGTATTACAAGACCGCCAAGATGACGCAGGGAGCGCACGAGGCGATCCGCCCGACCTCCATGGAGCTCACGCCCGACCTCGTCAAGAAGTATGTCCAGAAGGACGAGTTCCTGCTCTACAGCCTGATCTGGAACCGCTTCGTCGCCTCGCAGATGAAGTCTGCGGTGTTCGACGTGACGACGGCCGACATCGGGGCGGGACCCTGCCTGTTCCGCGCCACCGGATCGACGATGAAGTTCTCCGGCTATCTTGCCGTGTACCAGGACATCGTCGAGAAGAGCAAGAAGGACTCGCCGGACGCCCAGGACGAGGACGACGCGAACCGCGCCCTGCCGCCGCTCGCCGAGGGGGACCGCCTGAAGCTCACGAAGCTCGATCCGAAGCAGCACTTCACCCAGCCGCCGCCCCGCTTCACCGAGGCGTCGCTGGTGAAGGAGCTGGAGGAGAACGGCATCGGTCGCCCGTCGACCTACGCCACGATCCTGTCCACCATCCAGACGCGCGACTACGTCGAGAAGCAGGACGGCAAGTTTGTCCCGACCGAGCTCGGGCTGACGGTCACCGATCTCCTCGTGCAGCACTTCGAGGACATCCTGGACGTCAAGTACACCGCCCGCATGGAGGAGGAGCTCGACGAGATCGAAGAGGGCCGGCTCGACTACGTCGACGCCTTGAAGGGATTCCACAAGCAGTTCGTCAAGGACCTCAAGGCGGCGACGGCGAACATGGAAAACATCAAGAAGATGGAGGAGCCGACCGATCGCACCTGCGAAAAGTGCGGCAAGCCGATGGTCATCAAGTGGGGGCGCTACGGGCGCTTCATGGCCTGCTCCGGCTATCCGGACTGCAAGAACACGCAGGAGATCGCCACGGTGGTCAACGGCGGCGGCAAACCGGGCGTCGCGGGGTCGGCCGCCGAAGCGCCCGCGATCCCCGAGGACCATGGCACCTGCGAGAAGTGCGGCTCGCCGATGGTCCTGCGCAAGGGGCGCTTCGGGCCGTTCATCGCCTGCTCGGCCTACCCGAAATGCCGCAACACGAAGAAGATCGCCATGGACAAGGAAGGGAAGATCACCATCACCAAGAAGCCCGACCGGATCCTCGACGAGACCTGCCCGCAGTGCGGGAAGCCCCTGGCGGTGAAGGACGGCCGCTTCGGTGAGTTCACCGCCTGCTCCAACTATCCCGAGTGCAAGTACATCAAGCTGAAGGAGGTCGGTCTCGACTGCCCGCGCGAGGGCTGCGGCGGTCGCATCGTCGAGCGCCGCTCCCGCCGCGGCCGCGTGTTCTTCGGCTGCAACAACTACCCCAAGTGCGATTTCGTGACCTGGTACCGCCCCGTCGCCGAGCGCTGTCCATCCTGCGGCAACCCGTACGTCCTCGAGAAGATCACCAAGAAGGACGGCACGACCCTGTTCTGCGATCACGAAGGGTGCGGCTACAAGAAGGCCGTCAACTCCTGA
- the dprA gene encoding DNA-processing protein DprA codes for MSRSALLWAALNMHFAASPGRRQRIFAGAGRGGAGWSSFLEPLTSELHPGWEAGARAELHRARSHGASVLTLEDERYPAMLRASSDPPWLLYVWGGLRPEDVLSIAIVGSRRATLHGLATARGLGRALSASGYTVVSGLARGIDAAAHAGALEGGGRTIAVLGSGLDRIYPVEHRRLAESIARTGAVVTELPFGASPLKRHFPERNRVIAALSWATVVVEAARDSGSLITAELAADEGRLVYAVPGAVDEPNAEGTNGLLRGGALVCRTAADVLEDLAPQIADAARAVVASRPERSTAEEEVAPDAGARDSTGLSPDERRVLSRLPATRGVGIERLAETCGLAPGPLLATLLQLELRGLARQLPGRRFTSTACKI; via the coding sequence GTGTCCCGCTCGGCCCTGCTCTGGGCCGCACTGAACATGCACTTCGCCGCCAGCCCCGGCAGGCGGCAGCGGATTTTCGCCGGGGCCGGACGCGGAGGCGCCGGCTGGTCTTCGTTCCTGGAACCTTTGACCTCCGAGCTGCATCCAGGATGGGAGGCCGGGGCCCGCGCCGAGCTGCACCGGGCGCGGAGCCATGGCGCCTCGGTACTGACCCTCGAGGACGAGCGCTACCCGGCGATGCTGCGCGCTTCGTCGGATCCGCCCTGGCTGCTGTACGTGTGGGGCGGTCTGCGGCCCGAGGATGTCCTCTCGATCGCCATCGTCGGTTCGCGCCGCGCGACACTCCACGGCCTCGCGACGGCACGCGGTCTCGGGCGGGCGCTGTCGGCGTCCGGGTACACGGTCGTGAGCGGCCTGGCGCGAGGCATCGACGCGGCCGCGCACGCCGGCGCCCTGGAGGGGGGCGGGCGCACGATCGCGGTTCTGGGCTCGGGTCTCGATCGGATCTATCCGGTCGAGCACCGGCGGCTCGCCGAATCGATCGCGCGCACGGGTGCCGTTGTGACGGAGCTCCCATTCGGCGCCTCGCCCCTGAAGCGTCACTTCCCGGAGAGGAACCGGGTGATCGCGGCCTTGTCCTGGGCCACGGTCGTGGTGGAGGCGGCGCGCGACTCGGGGTCTCTCATCACCGCGGAGCTGGCGGCCGACGAGGGGCGCCTGGTATACGCGGTCCCCGGCGCCGTGGACGAGCCGAATGCCGAGGGGACGAACGGTCTCCTGCGCGGCGGTGCCCTCGTCTGCCGGACCGCGGCGGACGTGCTGGAGGACCTGGCGCCGCAGATCGCGGACGCGGCGCGGGCGGTCGTCGCCTCGCGCCCGGAACGATCGACGGCTGAGGAGGAGGTCGCGCCGGACGCCGGCGCGCGGGATTCGACGGGACTGTCGCCCGACGAGCGCCGGGTTCTTTCCCGTCTGCCGGCGACACGCGGCGTCGGCATCGAGAGGCTGGCCGAGACGTGCGGGCTGGCGCCCGGTCCGCTCCTGGCGACGCTCCTCCAACTGGAGCTGCGCGGCCTCGCGCGGCAGCTTCCGGGACGACGATTCACGTCGACGGCTTGCAAAATTTGA
- a CDS encoding tetratricopeptide repeat protein has translation MLCAALGVLAPFMGPDRPPGGTTSPAPPPERSLYDEAVRLYSAGRFQEALQVIHRAAGTGVETTALRSLAGWCCLRSGAVRRAEAEFRAALRIDSEAVDPHVGLGYARLRGGSPAEAEGEFRFALRGEARNLDALKGLGLALRDQKKYAEAAEAFSDALRQEPGDSESRHLLGQVLAAAGASTESRPRGPSSETPMNVVARARDGRFFVRDSGRFRPLFVKGVNMGVALPGRFPAEFPQDEATYGSFLSDVSGMGANAVRLYTLLPPAFYAALDRHNRGSGTGGIWLLQGVWTEPPAGDDYDGEAFVREFRDEIRRVIDAVHGNLDLGPRPGHAQGAYRADVSARVLGYVLGREWEPQSVATYDGWFAKGGRESFAGPYFTARIEYGATPFELWLARTMDFAVQYETDTYRQQRPVSFVNWPTLDPLRHPTESTAAEEAALVRKMGDAEAAGMIEAYDECEDCVSVDAAHIVPTGRAQGGSFATYHAYPYYPDFMNLDPGYGQARDSRGPSNYIGYLRDLKTHHGAQPVLIGETGVPSSRGVSHLQPQGWNHGGHSEREQGEIDARLMMDIDEAGLAGGVLFALVDEWFKRNWLVLDFETPAERKPLWLNVLDPEEGYGILAARPGQAGFRVIIDGRPSDWTGVAPLLSRREGGPERSFKDGYDRARTLRGIEVTSDEAYLYIRLDVDRLDSDGDGLPDWGKAAYLIGIDTYDGRLGDHRLPITDPASSPAGLEFCVVLDGRDTSRLLVDAPYDIQSNRHRRPFASVENTDGRFVEMKVETNRRRVGRDGTVYPARQSSRSPLLHASMDPRDRDYSTLADWRVGVAENLIEIRLAWGLLNVTDPSSRCVLHDDPGNLRKVGCIETAGFRFYAVAVKPGGTPFGPTPFDARLADRLPRGDLAKPSDLPMYTWRGWDQPASRIEKKETWPILKRAFESLPKRNPAP, from the coding sequence GTGCTCTGCGCCGCCCTCGGCGTCCTCGCGCCCTTCATGGGCCCGGACCGCCCGCCCGGAGGGACGACCAGCCCGGCCCCTCCTCCGGAGCGCTCCCTGTATGACGAGGCGGTCCGCCTTTACTCCGCCGGACGCTTCCAGGAGGCGTTGCAGGTGATCCACCGCGCGGCGGGAACGGGCGTGGAGACGACAGCGCTCCGCTCGCTCGCCGGCTGGTGCTGCCTCCGATCGGGAGCGGTTCGGCGGGCCGAGGCCGAGTTCCGCGCGGCGCTGCGGATCGACTCCGAGGCGGTCGATCCCCACGTCGGCCTGGGGTACGCGCGCCTGCGCGGAGGTTCACCGGCCGAAGCGGAAGGAGAATTCCGTTTCGCGCTGCGCGGGGAGGCCCGGAATCTCGACGCGCTGAAAGGACTCGGTCTCGCGCTCCGCGACCAGAAGAAGTACGCTGAAGCGGCGGAGGCGTTCAGTGACGCGCTGCGGCAGGAACCGGGCGATTCCGAGTCCAGGCATCTGCTCGGGCAGGTCCTCGCAGCGGCGGGCGCGTCGACGGAGTCGCGACCCCGCGGGCCCTCGAGCGAGACGCCGATGAATGTCGTCGCCCGGGCGCGGGACGGCCGGTTCTTCGTCCGCGACAGCGGACGCTTCCGGCCGCTGTTCGTGAAGGGAGTCAACATGGGGGTGGCGCTTCCGGGACGCTTCCCCGCGGAATTCCCGCAGGACGAGGCGACCTACGGCTCCTTTCTCTCGGACGTGTCCGGGATGGGGGCGAACGCGGTTCGTCTCTACACCCTCCTGCCACCGGCGTTCTACGCCGCGCTCGACCGGCACAACCGCGGGTCCGGAACGGGCGGGATCTGGCTCCTGCAGGGCGTGTGGACCGAGCCGCCGGCGGGGGACGACTACGACGGAGAGGCCTTCGTCCGGGAATTCAGGGACGAGATCCGCCGCGTGATAGACGCCGTGCACGGCAACCTCGACCTCGGGCCGCGGCCGGGGCACGCACAGGGCGCGTACCGCGCGGATGTCTCGGCGCGCGTGCTCGGCTACGTGCTGGGGCGCGAGTGGGAGCCCCAGTCGGTGGCGACGTACGACGGCTGGTTCGCGAAAGGCGGCAGGGAGTCGTTCGCCGGGCCCTATTTCACGGCCCGCATCGAATACGGCGCCACGCCGTTCGAGCTGTGGCTGGCCCGCACCATGGACTTCGCCGTGCAGTACGAGACCGACACCTACCGCCAGCAGCGGCCGGTGTCGTTCGTGAACTGGCCCACGCTCGATCCCCTGCGTCATCCGACCGAATCGACCGCCGCGGAGGAGGCCGCCCTGGTCCGCAAAATGGGTGACGCGGAGGCCGCGGGGATGATCGAGGCCTACGACGAGTGCGAGGACTGCGTTTCCGTGGATGCGGCGCACATCGTGCCGACCGGGAGGGCGCAGGGCGGGAGCTTCGCCACCTACCACGCCTATCCTTATTATCCCGACTTCATGAATCTCGACCCCGGTTATGGCCAAGCGCGCGACTCGCGGGGTCCGAGCAATTACATCGGCTACCTGCGCGACCTCAAGACGCACCACGGCGCCCAGCCGGTGCTGATCGGCGAGACCGGCGTCCCGAGCAGCCGCGGGGTCTCGCACCTGCAGCCGCAGGGGTGGAACCACGGCGGCCACAGCGAGCGCGAGCAGGGGGAGATCGACGCCCGGCTGATGATGGACATCGACGAGGCGGGTCTCGCGGGGGGCGTCCTGTTCGCTCTCGTGGACGAGTGGTTCAAGAGAAACTGGCTGGTGCTTGATTTCGAGACGCCCGCCGAGCGCAAGCCGCTGTGGCTGAACGTCCTGGATCCGGAGGAGGGGTACGGGATCCTCGCCGCCAGGCCGGGTCAGGCTGGATTCCGGGTGATCATCGACGGCAGGCCTTCCGACTGGACCGGCGTCGCACCGCTTCTGTCCCGGCGGGAGGGGGGGCCGGAGCGATCGTTCAAGGACGGCTACGATCGCGCGCGGACGCTGCGGGGAATCGAGGTGACCTCGGACGAGGCCTACCTCTACATCCGGCTCGACGTGGACCGCCTCGACAGCGACGGGGACGGCCTCCCCGACTGGGGCAAGGCGGCCTACCTGATCGGCATCGACACCTATGACGGTCGCCTGGGAGACCACCGGCTGCCGATCACCGACCCGGCGTCGTCGCCCGCCGGCCTCGAGTTCTGCGTCGTCCTCGACGGCCGGGACACCTCCCGTCTTCTGGTCGATGCCCCCTACGACATCCAGTCGAACCGCCACCGCCGCCCCTTCGCCTCGGTCGAGAATACCGACGGCCGCTTCGTGGAGATGAAGGTCGAGACGAACCGAAGGCGTGTCGGGCGCGACGGCACCGTCTACCCGGCGCGTCAATCGAGCCGCTCGCCGCTCCTCCACGCCTCGATGGATCCTCGCGATCGCGACTATTCGACCCTGGCCGACTGGCGCGTGGGAGTCGCAGAGAACCTGATCGAGATCCGCCTGGCCTGGGGGCTTTTGAACGTGACCGATCCGTCCTCGCGCTGCGTCCTGCACGACGATCCGGGGAATCTCCGCAAGGTCGGGTGCATCGAAACCGCGGGATTCCGTTTCTACGCAGTGGCGGTCAAGCCCGGAGGCACCCCCTTTGGACCGACCCCGTTCGACGCGCGCCTGGCCGACCGGCTGCCGCGGGGAGACCTCGCGAAGCCGTCCGATCTGCCGATGTACACGTGGCGGGGCTGGGACCAGCCCGCCTCGCGTATCGAGAAGAAAGAGACGTGGCCGATCCTGAAGCGGGCGTTCGAGTCGCTTCCGAAGCGGAACCCGGCGCCGTGA
- a CDS encoding tetratricopeptide repeat protein, whose product MADPEAGVRVASEAEPGAVIRIPPATLALIALAAAPAAGSPVRAATPAAAAHESPAAPAPGDAAARPLAEMIKEADAAFAREDFGTARTLYEQVTRLQPDNVRAVHRLALLQSWDDELEASAANYRRALALAPDDFDIRLGLARVLSWRHDYDESIALYRALRETHPDDARVLLGLGNCLSWAGRYSEAEAVFKDMEDRRIEPVQAHAGRARLRGWQGNLDEAEHFWRDVLRADPGNLDARIGMAYVHHWQGLDRTAREQADNIVLDHPESKDAKELKETIRRTLRPHADADTFRYGDTDSNRVDGAVASCTFMAEPQTSIRIAYSTYDASFRCKDGRFCDEPGLAVGDAIDTRAQSLSGTLTSRVIRPLTFNARLGAVREETFGGGARLVGTLGGYLRWQVGPRFAVGTSGGREAFLDTAPLIDRGIRTTDANARVEFRYRPAWLLSGSAGAASFSDGNARRTAGAALEWRLPVSHPWVSGTFDVRYRGFNADEDNGYFDPLRYDSELLTVAVRDDCRDGRFYWHLEGTYGRQAFTLGAVKRDDAVSGGNALAGINFANGRAAFEASYARSDYALNVAQGFTYSRTGFYFRFRF is encoded by the coding sequence GTGGCCGATCCTGAAGCGGGCGTTCGAGTCGCTTCCGAAGCGGAACCCGGCGCCGTGATCCGCATCCCTCCGGCCACGCTCGCCCTGATCGCTCTCGCCGCGGCGCCGGCCGCCGGGTCTCCCGTCCGGGCGGCAACACCGGCCGCCGCCGCGCACGAGTCTCCCGCAGCACCGGCCCCGGGCGACGCGGCCGCGCGTCCCCTGGCCGAGATGATCAAGGAGGCCGACGCCGCGTTCGCACGTGAAGACTTCGGAACGGCCAGGACCCTCTACGAGCAGGTGACCCGGCTGCAGCCGGACAACGTCCGCGCCGTGCACCGGCTCGCGCTCCTGCAGTCGTGGGACGACGAACTCGAAGCGTCGGCGGCCAACTACCGCCGCGCCCTGGCCCTGGCGCCGGACGACTTCGACATCCGGCTCGGGCTCGCCCGTGTGCTGTCCTGGAGGCACGACTACGACGAATCGATCGCGCTGTACCGGGCGCTGCGAGAGACACATCCCGACGATGCGCGCGTCCTCCTCGGCCTGGGGAACTGTCTCTCGTGGGCCGGCCGCTACTCCGAGGCCGAGGCCGTCTTCAAGGACATGGAGGATCGCCGGATCGAGCCGGTCCAGGCGCACGCGGGCCGGGCGCGCCTGCGCGGCTGGCAGGGGAACCTGGACGAGGCGGAGCATTTCTGGCGCGACGTCCTGCGCGCCGATCCCGGCAACCTCGACGCGCGCATCGGCATGGCGTACGTGCACCACTGGCAGGGTCTCGACCGCACGGCGCGCGAGCAGGCCGACAACATCGTCCTCGACCATCCGGAGAGCAAGGACGCGAAGGAGCTGAAGGAGACGATCCGCCGGACCCTCCGCCCGCACGCCGACGCGGACACCTTCCGGTACGGCGACACCGACTCCAACCGGGTGGACGGTGCTGTGGCGTCGTGCACGTTCATGGCCGAGCCGCAGACGTCCATCCGCATCGCCTACTCGACGTACGACGCCTCGTTCCGCTGCAAGGACGGGCGGTTCTGCGACGAGCCGGGTCTCGCCGTCGGCGACGCGATCGACACGCGGGCGCAGTCGCTCTCGGGCACGCTGACGTCGCGCGTGATCCGGCCGCTGACCTTCAACGCCCGCCTGGGCGCGGTCCGCGAGGAGACCTTCGGCGGAGGGGCGCGCCTGGTCGGAACGCTCGGCGGCTACCTGCGCTGGCAGGTCGGGCCGCGGTTCGCCGTGGGAACGAGCGGGGGGCGCGAGGCGTTCCTCGACACCGCTCCCCTCATCGACCGCGGCATCCGAACGACCGACGCGAACGCGCGCGTGGAGTTCCGCTACCGGCCCGCGTGGCTCCTGTCGGGGAGCGCCGGAGCCGCGTCGTTCTCCGACGGCAACGCGCGCCGCACCGCGGGCGCCGCGCTCGAGTGGCGTCTGCCCGTGTCCCATCCGTGGGTCTCGGGCACCTTCGACGTGCGCTACCGCGGATTCAACGCCGACGAGGACAACGGCTACTTCGACCCGCTGCGCTACGACTCGGAGCTCCTGACCGTGGCGGTCCGGGACGACTGCCGCGACGGGAGGTTCTACTGGCATCTGGAGGGAACTTACGGGCGGCAGGCCTTCACGCTCGGTGCCGTCAAGCGTGACGACGCGGTGAGCGGCGGCAACGCCCTGGCGGGGATCAACTTCGCGAACGGGAGGGCGGCCTTCGAGGCGTCGTACGCGCGCAGCGACTACGCCCTGAACGTCGCGCAGGGATTCACGTACAGCCGGACGGGGTTCTACTTCCGGTTCCGGTTCTAA